A segment of the Lolium perenne isolate Kyuss_39 chromosome 3, Kyuss_2.0, whole genome shotgun sequence genome:
GAAATAAATCGGTTTTCTATGCACAATGTTTAGAATGTCTAAGTAGACATCTCTCCTACAGAAATAAGCACCGATCGAAATTTCTAGGTTTAATTTTGCAAACTTTAATTGTACATATGCACTAAATGTAATTGAGGTGCATATCTGCTAATTCGTGGAGGAAGGCGCTGGCGTGTTCCTCCATCACGCAGGTGGACAACACGTTGTACTCGTCAATGCACGGGATACACGCCGTACATTTGGGCAGGTCTCTCTGCGGCGGCGAGTGTGCCATCACTCTGGTCGGTGTCCCCGCGCCAAAATCAGGTGTCTGAAACTCAATGTTTCGCCAGGACGTGATGCGAAGAAGGTTGTACCAATGCGGCAAATGCAGCAGCTCCTCCATGTCCGACTGGTCGGGCACCCGATCCTTGGCGCCGTGGATCATCTTGACTAGATCCATGACATCGCCGTTCGCCACCGCGCGGGTTGTCGCCGTGGCCAGCCGCCACACGAGACAGTTGCCGTAGTATCCCTCTTCTGCCCCCGCGTACGTGCGCGCATTGGTAGGGAAGAAGAGCACGGTGAGCGCCTCCGGGTCGGAGGAGATTGCACGGGCCCGGCACCGCCACAGAACCGCGGCCACCGCCTCGAACACGGTGCACGGCTGGCCGGAGTTTATCGACGAGTATTTATCTTTGATGCGCCGTATCAAGCTTGATTGGATTGTGATGTCAAGCAAGGCCAGTTGAGTAGGCTGAAGGCTACCCAGGAGCTGCATAATCTTTGTGAAAACCGGAGGCGGCCCCAAGATGAGCGAATCGGGCTGCCTGACCGGGACGACGGACGGGGACGGCATGCCGCGAGAGAGCTCGCCGACCGCCTGCATGAACTGGCCCATCCCGACGCCATCGGCGACGGAGTGGTTCCAGGTTACACACAGGACGAACCCGCCGCAGGAGAAGACGGTCACCTGCATCAGCACCAATGGATCCGAGTATCTGCACGAACCGTCGTAGAACACGCCGAGCTCCTGTTTCAGCGACGGATCGGTCAGACCCATGACGTCCTTGATGGCGCAGCTGGCGGACGCCGCGACGAATGACACGCCCTCGCCGGTGCATTTGATGATGACTTCGCCGGCGGTGGCTCCAGCGGCCAGCCGGCCGGCGATAGGGTAGTAGTCGAGAAGAGCTCGCGACAGTCCCCTTTTAATGGTCTCCACGGGCTCGTGTAGTGGACGCtcaaacacgaagaacgccgtggCAGGCCTGGAAACAAGATGCTTGTCGTAAGACGATAGATTGATGTCACCGGTCACCGTGACCGGTTCTAATGGCTGGACGAGCACCGGCGGCAACTTGCTGATCGCCACGGTGCTCATGCTGCTTCCTGCGAGTATATTGATATAGAGTGTGGAGGGTTCTTCAGACTTCTTGCCGTGTATGTACGTATGTATCTACTAGGGTGTGGTATTGTCCAAGCTTCTCACATGTTAAATAGAGGGAAAAGTCCACCTCGATCTTGGGTGTCAATCTAAAACAGAGTATTTCTTGCGCACATGCATGTAGAACGCGGCGCGCACCAAAGTCCCAGCCGCCCCGTGCGCACGCGCTCGCGCCTGTCAGCAGGCGACGGTGTCAAAATCATCACCGTCAACCTAAAATACGGAGGACTGACGTAAACTCATATCTGCAGCGAAAACCTACCGGTAAAACCGAACGGAAAATTTTACTATTCACAAAATTTGCTCAAATTTACAGAATTCTGACAAATTTAACGAATTTATAAATTCTTTTGAGAATTCTTGGGCGGTATTTTGGTCGGAATTTCAGGTATTTTCGAGAACCGGTGATATATACTGGTGCCTAATTGTATTTCTCCCCACTGAAAAAAAAAACCTTCGGCGGTCGTGCTTTGGTGTTGTGTCTGGTCGGCCAGCGGCAGATCAAGATCCTGCGCTGTGGCACAACACCTCAGCCTGGGCGTTCTACGGTTCTAGACCTCCAAGATTGCAAGCCTGCAACATGGCTGGGCAGCGTTTGTATCGTCGTCTATGGTCGTGGCAGTGACCAGAAGATATGGATTTGTCTGTCATCCCAGATCTCAGTACTCGGTGGAGTTTGAATCAGCGTAGCTTGTGCCATACACTGGAAGATTGAACTGCATGGCTCTCACAAGCATGCTGCAACTGATGGGTTTGGCAAGTTTATGTCGATGTCGCCGCGGGCTTCCCCATTCTCCTAGGGGGTGTGTTCCGGAATGCCTCCCATTTCCAAGAAACATTGCACTCTAGTTTGTTAATGCTCATTGCAACTCACTCGCGAGTGCAACGTCGATATTCGTGGGGGAATTCCAATTCCAAGTTCCAAAAGTATTTCCCTCTAGCTCAGAAATGCACTATCTCGGCTTGCTGGTTCTTTTCTTTGCTCCTATGTACGTACCTACATAGGTTGATGTGAGTAGGATGTGCATATATACTAGGGGTATCAAGGAGTCTAATGAGAGTTCACAAAAGAAATGTTAGTCAGTGAATTAATGGCTATTTTTTAAAAGGTATGCAGTAGGGCAAGCTCCTATAGTAGTTTTTTTAAAATAACAAACATCAACTTCTCTAACCTAGGGCTCACTTCTTGAATTAACGAATATtagatattgtattcataatattGAATGCTActaca
Coding sequences within it:
- the LOC127338857 gene encoding acyl transferase 15-like, translating into MSTVAISKLPPVLVQPLEPVTVTGDINLSSYDKHLVSRPATAFFVFERPLHEPVETIKRGLSRALLDYYPIAGRLAAGATAGEVIIKCTGEGVSFVAASASCAIKDVMGLTDPSLKQELGVFYDGSCRYSDPLVLMQVTVFSCGGFVLCVTWNHSVADGVGMGQFMQAVGELSRGMPSPSVVPVRQPDSLILGPPPVFTKIMQLLGSLQPTQLALLDITIQSSLIRRIKDKYSSINSGQPCTVFEAVAAVLWRCRARAISSDPEALTVLFFPTNARTYAGAEEGYYGNCLVWRLATATTRAVANGDVMDLVKMIHGAKDRVPDQSDMEELLHLPHWYNLLRITSWRNIEFQTPDFGAGTPTRVMAHSPPQRDLPKCTACIPCIDEYNVLSTCVMEEHASAFLHELADMHLNYI